One Prionailurus bengalensis isolate Pbe53 chromosome D3, Fcat_Pben_1.1_paternal_pri, whole genome shotgun sequence genomic region harbors:
- the ATP8B1 gene encoding phospholipid-transporting ATPase IC: MSSERDSETTFEEDSQPNDEVVPYSDDETEDELEDQGAAVEPEQNRVNREAEENRETFRKDCTWQVKANDRSFHEQPQFMNTKFFCIKESKYASNAIKTYKYNAFTFLPMNLFEQFKRAANFYFLVLLILQAIPQITTLAWYTTLVPLLLVLGITAIKDLVDDVARHKMDNEINNRTCEVIKDGRFKIAKWKEIQVGDVIRLKKNDFIPADTLLLSSSEPNSLCYVETAELDGETNLKFKMALEITHQCLQRENSLAAFDGFVECEEPNNRLDKFTGTLFWRNTSFPLDADKILLRGCVIRNTDFCHGLVIFAGADTKIMKNSGKTRFKRTKIDYLMNYMVYTIFVVLILLSAGLAIGHAYWEAQVGNYSWYLYDGEDFTPSYRGFLNFWGYIIVLNTMVPISLYVSVEVIRLGQSYFINWDLQMYYPEKDTPAKARTTTLNEQLGQIHYIFSDKTGTLTQNIMTFKKCCINGQIYGDHRDASQNNHSKTEQVDFSWNTFADGKLAFYDHYLIEQIQSGKESEVRQFFFLLAVCHTVMVDRIDGQLNYQAASPDEGALVSAARNFGFAFLARTQNTITISELGTERTYSVLAILDFNSDRKRMSIIVRTPEGNIRLYCKGADTVIYERLHQMNPTKQETQDALDIFASETLRTLCLCYKEIEEKEFEEWNKKFMAASIASTNRDEALDKVYEEIEKDLILLGATAIEDKLQDGVPETISKLAKADIKIWVLTGDKKETAENIGFACELLTEDMTICYGEDINALLHTRMENQRNRGGVYAKFVPPVHEPFFPPGESRALIITGSWLNEILLEKKTKRSKILKLKFPRTEEERRMRTQSKRRLEARKEQRQKNFVDLACECSAVICCRVTPKQKAMVVDLVKRYKKAITLAIGDGANDVNMIKTAHIGVGISGQEGMQAVMSSDYSFAQFRYLQRLLLVHGRWSYIRMCKFLRYFFYKNFAFTLVHFWYSFFNGYSAQTAYEDWFITLYNVLYSSLPVLLMGLLDQDVSDKLSLRFPGLYIVGQRDLLFNYKRFFVSLVHGILTSMVLFFIPLGAYLQTVGQDGEAPSDYQSFAVTIASALIITVNFQIGLDTSYWTFVNAFSIFGSIALYFGIMFDFHSAGIHVLFPSAFQFTGTASNALRQPYIWLTIILTVAVCLLPVVAIRFLSMTIWPSESDKIQKHRKRLKAEEQWKRRQHVFRRGVSSRRSAYAFSHQRGYADLISSGRSIRKKRSPLDAIIAEGTAEYRRTVES, translated from the exons AGTAACGCAATTAAAACGTACAAGTATAATGCCTTTACCTTTCTACCAATGAATTTGTTTGAGCAGTTTAAGAGAGCAGCCAATTTCTATTTCCTGGTCCTTCTTATCTTACAG GCAATTCCTCAAATCACGACCCTGGCATGGTACACCACCCTGGTGCCCTTGCTCCTGGTGCTGGGCATCACGGCCATCAAAGACCTGGTGGACGACGTG GCTCGCCATAAAATGGATAATGAAATCAATAATAGGACGTGTGAAGTCATTAAGGATGGCAG GTTCAAGATTGCCAAGTGGAAAGAGATTCAAGTTGGAGACGTCATTCGGCtgaaaaagaatgattttattcCC GCCGACACGCTGCTCCTGTCCAGCTCCGAGCCCAACAGCCTCTGCTACGTCGAAACAGCTGAACTGGATGG AGAAACCAATCTCAAGTTCAAAATGGCGCTGGAAATCACACACCAGTGTCTCCAGAGAGAAAATTCACTGGCAGCATTTGATG GTTTCGTTGAATGTGAAGAACCCAATAACCGACTGGATAAGTTTACAGGAACGCTATTTTGGAGAAACACAAGTTTTCCTTTGGATGCTGATAAAATTTTATTACGTGGCTGTGTAATTAGGAACACCGACTTCTGCCATGGATTGGTCATTTTTGCAG gtGCTGACacgaaaataatgaaaaatagtgGGAAAACCAGATTCAAAAGAACTAAAATCGATTACTTGATGAACTACATGGTTTATACG ATCTTTGTTGTTCTCATTCTGCTTTCTGCTGGTCTGGCCATCGGCCATGCTTACTGGGAAGCTCAAGTTGGCAATTATTCTTGGTACCTCTATGATGGAGAAGACTTTACACCCTCCTACCGCGGATTCCTAAATTTCTGGGGCTACATCATTGTTCTAAACACCATGGTGCCCATCTCTCTCTATGTCAG CGTGGAGGTGATCCGTCTGGGACAGAGTTACTTCATAAACTGGGACCTGCAGATGTACTATCCTGAGAAGGACACGCCTGCCAAGGCGAGAACCACCACGCTGAATGAGCAGCTTGGGCAGATCCATTACATCTTCTCTGATAAGACAGGGACGCTCACGCAAAACATCATGACTTTCAAGAAGTGCTGCATCAATGGGCAAATATATG GAGACCATCGGGACGCTTCTCAAAACAATCACAGCAAGACAGAG CAAGTGGATTTCAGCTGGAACACGTTTGCTGACGGGAAGCTTGCGTTTTACGACCACTATCTTATCGAGCAAATCCAGTCGGGGAAAGAGTCGGAAGTTCGGCAGTTTTTCTTCTTGCTTGCAGTCTGCCACACGGTCATGGTGGACAGAATTGATG GTCAGCTCAACTACCAGGCGGCCTCTCCTGACGAAGGCGCTCTGGTGAGCGCTGCCAGGAACTTTGGATTTGCCTTCCTCGCCAGGACCCAGAACACGATCACCATCAGTGAATTGGGGACCGAGAGGACCTACAGTGTTCTTGCCATTTTGGACTTCAACAGTGACCGGAAGCGAATGTCTATAATTG TGAGAACCCCAGAAGGCAACATCAGGCTTTATTGCAAAGGCGCTGACACAGTGATTTATGAACGGTTACATCAGATGAATCCAACAAAACAAGAGACACAGGATGCCCTGGAT ATCTTTGCAAGTGAGACTCTTAGAACTCTGTGCCTTTGCtacaaggaaattgaagaaaaagaatttgaagaatgGAATAAAAAGTTTATGGCTGCCAGTATAGCCTCAACCAACCGGGATGAAGCTCTGGATAAAGTGTATGAGGAGATTGAAAAGGACTTAATT CTACTGGGAGCCACAGCTATTGAAGACAAGTTACAGGATGGAGTCCCAGAAACCATTTCGAAACTTGCAAAAGCTGACATCAAGATCTGGGTGCTCACTGGAGACAAAAAGG aAACTGCTGAAAATATAGGATTTGCTTGTGAACTCCTGACTGAAGACATGACTATCTGCTATGGGGAAGATATCAA TGCTCTTCTTCACACAAGGATGGAAAACCAGAGGAACAGAGGTGGAGTCTATGCAAAGTTTGTACCCCCCGTGCACGAACCTTTTTTTCCACCTGGTGAAAGTCGTGCTTTAATAATCACGGGTTCTTGGTTG AATGAAATTCTTCTGGAGAAAAAGACCAAGAGAAGTAAGATTCTGAAGCTGAAGTTCCCGAGGACGGAAGAAGAAAGACGGATGCGGACGCAGAGTAAAAGGCGTCTGGAAGCCAGGAAAGAGCAGAGGCAGAAGAACTTTGTAGACCTGGCCTGTGAGTGCAGTGCAGTCATCTGCTGCCGGGTCACCCCCAAGCAGAAGGCAATGGTGGTGGACCTGGTGAAGAGGTACAAGAAAGCCATCACTCTGGCGATTGGAGACGGGGCCAATGATGTAAACATGATCAAAA cTGCCCACATTGGTGTTGGAATAAGTGGACAAGAAGGCATGCAAGCTGTCATGTCAAGTGACTACTCCTTTGCCCAGTTCAGATACTTGCAGAGACTGCTGTTGGTACACGGCCGGTGGTCTTACATAAGGATGTGCAAGTTCCTTCgatatttcttttacaaaaactTCGCATTTACGTTGGTTCATTTCTGGTACTCCTTCTTCAATGGGTACTCTGCACAG ACGGCGTACGAGGACTGGTTCATCACGCTCTACAACGTGCTCTACTCCAGCCTGCCCGTGCTCCTCATGGGGCTGCTTGACCAG GATGTGAGTGACAAACTGAGCCTCCGCTTCCCTGGGCTGTACATAGTAGGACAAAGAGACTTACTTTTCAACTATAAGAGATTCTTCGTAAGCTTGGTGCACGGAATTTTAACATCGATGGTCCTCTTCTTCATACCTCTTGGAGCTTATCTGCAAACTGTGGGGCAGGATGGAGAGGCACCTTCAGACTACCAGTCTTTTGCTGTGACGATTGCTTCTGCTCTTATAATAACAGTCAACTTCCAG ATTGGCTTGGATACTTCTTACTGGACCTTTGTGAATGCTTTTTCAATTTTTGGAAGCATTGCACTTTATTTTGGCATCATGTTTGACTTTCATAGTGCTGGGATACATGTTCTCTTTCCATCTGCATTTCAATTTACAG GCACAGCATCAAATGCCTTGAGACAGCCATACATTTGGTTAACCATCATCCTGACCGTTGCAGTGTGCTTACTGCCCGTCGTTGCCATACGCTTCTTGTCAATGACCATTTGGCCATCAGAAAGTGATAAG atcCAGAAGCATCGCAAGCGGTTGAAAGCCGAAGAGCAGTGGAAGCGGCGGCAGCACGTGTTCCGCCGGGGCGTGTCCTCGCGGCGCTCCGCCTACGCCTTCTCGCACCAGCGCGGCTACGCGGACCTCATCTCCTCCGGGCGCAGCATCCGCAAGAAGCGCTCCCCGCTGGACGCGATCATAGCCGAGGGCACCGCGGAGTACCGGCGGACTGTGGAAAGCTGA